Proteins from one Microtus pennsylvanicus isolate mMicPen1 chromosome 7, mMicPen1.hap1, whole genome shotgun sequence genomic window:
- the Tysnd1 gene encoding peroxisomal leader peptide-processing protease isoform X1, whose product MGRQWGPSMKVAEQAGCVVSASRAGQSDIGSWSCSGVILSRNPGLVLCHGGIFTPFLRTGSAALTQTGATFLPGDSCSDDLRLHVQWRSTAASPAGRAEQELQGLCTPQCASVGLEPSATGRARAKPLQPPRPAQLLLLISCPAFRSHFARLFGAEAAEQWHFVSSAPDDAVSEEEEEDQLRALGWFALLRVRSGAAAEERRGPAVAVAPLGTVAKGAPLLACGSPFGAFCPDIFLNTLSRGVLSNAVGPLLLTDARCLPGTEGGGVFAARPAGALVALVAAPLCWKAREWVGLTLLCAAAPLLQVARSALTRLDPGSASLAPLLPPEVGSPWGPPLRDFGPPWAAAAVLVECGTVWGSGVAVAPRLVVTCRHVAPREATRVLVRSTIPKNVAIWGRVVFATQETSPYDIAVVSLEEDLDGVPTLVPTEHFHEGEPVSVVGFGVFGQACGPSVTSGILSAVVHVDDTPVMLQTTCAVHGGSSGGPLFSTRSGDLLGIVASNTRDNNTGATYPHLNFSIPVTVLQPALKQYSQTGDLGALRELDHATEPVRVVWRLQRPLPEALRSKL is encoded by the exons ATGGGGCGGCAGTGGGGACCCTCCATGAAGGTGGCGGAGCAGGCGGGCTGTGTGGTGAGCGCCTCGCGGGCCGGGCAGTCCGACATAGGCTCGTGGAGTTGCAGCGGGGTGATCCTGAGCCGCAATCCAGGCCTTGTGCTGTGTCACGGGGGCATCTTCACCCCCTTCCTGAGGACGGGCAGCGCGGCGCTGACCCAGACGGGTGCCACTTTTCTACCCGGTGACAGTTGCAGCGATGACCTGCGCCTGCACGTGCAGTGGAGATCCACGGCTGCCAGCCCCGCCGGTCGCGCAGAGCAGGAGCTCCAGGGGCTGTGTACGCCTCAGTGTGCAAGCGTGGGCCTCGAACCCAGTGCCACCGGCCGGGCCCGGGCAAAGCCTCTCCAGCCCCCGCGGCCCGCGCAGCTACTACTGCTGATCAGCTGCCCTGCTTTCCGCTCCCACTTCGCACGACTCTTCGGGGCCGAAGCGGCCGAACAATGGCACTTCGTGAGCTCGGCGCCCGACGATGCGGTGtcggaggaagaggaggaggaccaGCTGCGCGCGCTCGGCTGGTTCGCGCTACTGCGGGTGCGATCGGGTGCGGCGGCGGAGGAGAGGCGGGGGCCGGCTGTGGCCGTGGCGCCGCTGGGGACCGTGGCCAAGGGCGCCCCGCTGCTGGCTTGCGGCTCTCCGTTCGGCGCCTTCTGCCCGGACATCTTTCTGAACACGCTGAGCCGCGGCGTGCTCAGCAACGCTGTGGGACCGCTACTGCTCACCGATGCGCGCTGCCTGCCGGGCACGGAAGGCGGCGGAGTGTTCGCGGCTCGGCCCGCGGGCGCGCTGGTGGCGCTAGTGGCCGCGCCTCTCTGCTGGAAGGCCCGCGAGTGGGTGGGCCTCACGTTGCTTTGCGCCGCCGCCCCGCTGCTCCAGGTCGCTCGCTCCGCGCTGACTCGCCTGGATCCGGGCTCCGCCTCCCTGGCGCCGCTGCTGCCACCCGAGGTGGGCTCCCCGTGGGGCCCGCCCCTGAGAGACTTCGGACCCCCGTGGGCAGCTGCGGCCGTGCTGGTGGAGTGTGGTACTGTGTGGGGTTCTGGAGTGGCCGTGGCGCCTCGCCTGGTGGTGACTTGCCGGCACGTGGCTCCCCGGGAAGCAACCAGGGTCCTGGTGCGCTCGACCATCCCCAA GAATGTGGCAATCTGGGGACGAGTGGTGTTTGCCACTCAGGAGACCTCTCCATATGACATAGCAGTGGTGAGCCTGGAAGAGGACCTGGACGGTGTCCCCACGCTTGTCCCCACCGAGCACTTCCATGAAG GTGAGCCTGTCAGTGTGGTGGGCTTTGGTGTCTTTGGCCAGGCCTGTGGGCCCTCGGTGACCTCGGGCATCCTGTCGGCCGTGGTGCATGTGGATGACACCCCAGTGATGCTACAGACCACGTGTGCCGTGCATGGTGGCTCCAGTGGAGGACCCCTCTTCTCCACGCGCTCAGGGGACCTCTTGG GCATCGTTGCCAGCAACACTCGGGACAACAACACGGGTGCCACCTACCCACACCTGAACTTCAGCATTCCCGTAACAGTGCTCCAGCCAGCCCTGAAGCAGTACAGCCAAACTGGTGACCTGGGTGCTCTCCGAGAGCTGGACCATGCCACTGAACCAGTCAGGGTGGTGTGGCGGCTGCAGCGGCCCCTGCCTGAAGCCCTGCGGAGCAAGCTCTGA
- the Tysnd1 gene encoding peroxisomal leader peptide-processing protease isoform X2 — protein sequence MGRQWGPSMKVAEQAGCVVSASRAGQSDIGSWSCSGVILSRNPGLVLCHGGIFTPFLRTGSAALTQTGATFLPGDSCSDDLRLHVQWRSTAASPAGRAEQELQGLCTPQCASVGLEPSATGRARAKPLQPPRPAQLLLLISCPAFRSHFARLFGAEAAEQWHFVSSAPDDAVSEEEEEDQLRALGWFALLRVRSGAAAEERRGPAVAVAPLGTVAKGAPLLACGSPFGAFCPDIFLNTLSRGVLSNAVGPLLLTDARCLPGTEGGGVFAARPAGALVALVAAPLCWKAREWVGLTLLCAAAPLLQVARSALTRLDPGSASLAPLLPPEVGSPWGPPLRDFGPPWAAAAVLVECGTVWGSGVAVAPRLVVTCRHVAPREATRVLVRSTIPNAKASEG from the exons ATGGGGCGGCAGTGGGGACCCTCCATGAAGGTGGCGGAGCAGGCGGGCTGTGTGGTGAGCGCCTCGCGGGCCGGGCAGTCCGACATAGGCTCGTGGAGTTGCAGCGGGGTGATCCTGAGCCGCAATCCAGGCCTTGTGCTGTGTCACGGGGGCATCTTCACCCCCTTCCTGAGGACGGGCAGCGCGGCGCTGACCCAGACGGGTGCCACTTTTCTACCCGGTGACAGTTGCAGCGATGACCTGCGCCTGCACGTGCAGTGGAGATCCACGGCTGCCAGCCCCGCCGGTCGCGCAGAGCAGGAGCTCCAGGGGCTGTGTACGCCTCAGTGTGCAAGCGTGGGCCTCGAACCCAGTGCCACCGGCCGGGCCCGGGCAAAGCCTCTCCAGCCCCCGCGGCCCGCGCAGCTACTACTGCTGATCAGCTGCCCTGCTTTCCGCTCCCACTTCGCACGACTCTTCGGGGCCGAAGCGGCCGAACAATGGCACTTCGTGAGCTCGGCGCCCGACGATGCGGTGtcggaggaagaggaggaggaccaGCTGCGCGCGCTCGGCTGGTTCGCGCTACTGCGGGTGCGATCGGGTGCGGCGGCGGAGGAGAGGCGGGGGCCGGCTGTGGCCGTGGCGCCGCTGGGGACCGTGGCCAAGGGCGCCCCGCTGCTGGCTTGCGGCTCTCCGTTCGGCGCCTTCTGCCCGGACATCTTTCTGAACACGCTGAGCCGCGGCGTGCTCAGCAACGCTGTGGGACCGCTACTGCTCACCGATGCGCGCTGCCTGCCGGGCACGGAAGGCGGCGGAGTGTTCGCGGCTCGGCCCGCGGGCGCGCTGGTGGCGCTAGTGGCCGCGCCTCTCTGCTGGAAGGCCCGCGAGTGGGTGGGCCTCACGTTGCTTTGCGCCGCCGCCCCGCTGCTCCAGGTCGCTCGCTCCGCGCTGACTCGCCTGGATCCGGGCTCCGCCTCCCTGGCGCCGCTGCTGCCACCCGAGGTGGGCTCCCCGTGGGGCCCGCCCCTGAGAGACTTCGGACCCCCGTGGGCAGCTGCGGCCGTGCTGGTGGAGTGTGGTACTGTGTGGGGTTCTGGAGTGGCCGTGGCGCCTCGCCTGGTGGTGACTTGCCGGCACGTGGCTCCCCGGGAAGCAACCAGGGTCCTGGTGCGCTCGACCATCCCCAA TGCTAAGGCATCAGAAGGCTAG